The Mustela erminea isolate mMusErm1 chromosome 6, mMusErm1.Pri, whole genome shotgun sequence genome includes a region encoding these proteins:
- the LOC116593888 gene encoding olfactory receptor 9K2-like has translation MGDRGTSNHSVVTDFILVGFRVRPELHILLFLLFLLVYSMILLGNVGMMTIIMTDPRLNTPVYFFLGNLSFIDLFYSSVIAPKAMINFWSESKSISFAGCLIQFFLFALFIVTEGFLLAAMAYDCFIAICNPLLYSVQMSTRLCIQLVAGSYFCGCISSVLQTGMTFTLPFCASRAIDHFYCDTRPLQRISCSDLFIYKMMVSFSLSGIIIMPTIIVITVSYMYIVSTVLKIRSSEGCKKAFSTCSSHLGVVGVLYGAVFFMYLTPDRFPELSKVASLCYTLVTPMLNPLIYSLRNKGVKKALKKLLEKRNTIV, from the exons ATGGGTGACAGGGGAACAAGCAATCACTCAGTAGTGACTGACTTCATTCTTGTAGGCTTCAGGGTCCGCCCAGAACTCCACAttctccttttcctgctcttTCTGCTTGTGTATTCCATGATTCTTCTAGGGAATGTGGGGATGATGACCATTATTATGACTGATCCCCGGCTGAACACACCAGTGTATTTCTTCCTAGGCAACCTCTccttcattgatctcttctattCTTCTGTTATTGCACCCAAAGCTATGATCAACTTCTGGTCTGAGAGCAAGTCCATCTCCTTTGCCGGCTGTCTGATCcagttctttctctttgccttgtTCATTGTGACTGAGGGATTTCTCCTGGCAGCCATGGCTTATGACTGCTTCATTGCCATCTGCAACCCACTCCTCTACTCTGTCCAGATGTCAACTCGCCTCTGCATTCAGTTGGTGGCTGGTTCCTATTTTTGTGGCTGTATCAGCTCAGTTCTTCAAACAGGCATGACATTTACTTTACCCTTTTGTGCTTCCCGGGCCATTGACCACTTTTACTGTGATACTCGTCCACTTCAAAGGATATCTTGTTCTGACCTCTTCATCTATaagatg atggtttctttctccttatcTGGTATCATTATCATGCCTACCATCATAGTTATTACTGTTTCTTACATGTATATTGTGTCCACAGTTCTGAAGATACGCTCCTCTGAGGGATGTAAGAAAGCCTTCTCCACTTGCAGCTCTCACTTAGGAGTCGTGGGTGTACTGTATGGTGCCGTCTTTTTTATGTATCTCACTCCAGACAGATTTCCTGAGCTGAGTAAAGTGGCCTCCTTATGTTACACTTTAGTCACTCCCATGTTGAATCCTTTGATTTACTCCCTGAGAAACAAAGGTGTCAAAAAAGCACTAAAGAAACTTCTAGAGAAGAGAAATacaattgtttga